In Methanomicrobia archaeon, one DNA window encodes the following:
- a CDS encoding prenyltransferase encodes MANAKDLLSGWIELSGFPKFTTSMLPFLLGSVVAWFEDPARFNAPVFVLSLAAVFLLSEFCFVLNASSVYADVKRKGRDPAHVKDASALHNTATSGRFNALAKGLITPEQADFGAVLCVLAAIPIGVLLQFHYQTGALTLPLGLIGIFIAYSYSRGPRFSYHGLGEVAITLGVGWMTVFSGYYLQAARASVLPTIVALPWVIDVFKLKLTREIPDYECDRLINRRNLVVRMGKRATANLYLPLTLCSWLAFIPIFLLVDTAIPKLLFLLLALPMFFTAKSLIALQSFKQRLAENRRRAELKQDVRALTRNAFTGMILIPVALMLILGLGKMVV; translated from the coding sequence ATGGCGAACGCGAAAGACCTGCTTTCTGGCTGGATTGAGCTCTCCGGCTTTCCGAAGTTCACCACTTCGATGCTCCCCTTCCTGCTGGGCTCCGTCGTTGCCTGGTTCGAGGATCCTGCCCGTTTCAACGCGCCGGTGTTTGTGCTCTCTCTGGCCGCGGTCTTTCTGCTCTCCGAATTCTGCTTCGTGCTCAATGCGAGCAGCGTCTACGCCGACGTAAAGCGAAAAGGTCGCGATCCAGCCCACGTCAAAGACGCGAGCGCGCTACACAATACCGCGACCAGCGGGCGCTTCAACGCGTTAGCAAAAGGGTTGATCACACCGGAGCAGGCGGATTTCGGTGCGGTACTCTGCGTCCTTGCTGCGATTCCGATCGGCGTGCTCTTACAGTTCCATTACCAGACCGGAGCATTGACGTTACCGCTCGGACTGATCGGGATCTTCATTGCCTACTCCTATTCACGCGGACCGCGGTTCTCGTACCACGGCCTGGGCGAGGTCGCTATCACCCTCGGCGTCGGCTGGATGACGGTCTTCAGCGGCTACTATCTCCAGGCAGCGCGGGCAAGCGTACTGCCAACGATCGTCGCGTTACCCTGGGTGATCGACGTCTTCAAGCTGAAATTGACCCGAGAGATTCCTGACTATGAGTGCGACCGCCTGATCAACCGCCGGAATCTCGTGGTCCGCATGGGCAAACGTGCGACCGCGAACCTCTACCTCCCCCTGACGCTCTGCTCCTGGCTCGCTTTTATCCCGATCTTCTTGCTCGTTGATACCGCCATCCCGAAACTGCTCTTCCTGCTCCTGGCACTCCCGATGTTCTTTACGGCAAAGAGCTTGATCGCACTGCAGTCATTCAAACAGCGTCTCGCCGAGAATCGGCGTAGAGCGGAGCTGAAGCAAGATGTGCGCGCGCTAACGAGGAACGCCTTCACGGGCATGATTCTCATCCCCGTGGCGCTCATGCTGATTCTCGGGCTCGGGAAAATGGTAGTATAG